The Streptomyces venezuelae genomic interval GAGTACGTGGGCCCGTGGTTCCCCGAACCGCTGCTGAACGACCCGTACGAGGACCCCGCACGGTCGGCGGAGCTCGCCGACTCCGTGTCGATGGCGGCCCTGCTCCTCCTCGAACGGCTCAGCCCGCTGGAACGGGCCGTGTTCCTGCTGCGCGAGGTGTTCGGCTTCGCCTTCGAGGACATCGCCGAGGCGGTGGGACGCTCCGAGGCGGCATGCCGGCAACTGCTCGTACGTGCGCGGCGGCACATGGAAGCGGGGCGGCCCCGGTTCGCTCCGGACCGCAAGGAGCGGCAGGAGCTGGCGACCCGGTTCTTCGACGCGCTGAAAAACGGCGACGTCGAAGGTCTGCAGGACCTGCTCGCCGCCGATGTGCAGCTCGTCGGGGACAGCGGCGGCAAGACGCCGGCGCTCGCCAGGGCCGTCGCCGGCGCGCAGAACGTGGCCCGGCTCCTGGCCTCCGTCTTCCCCCTGCTGCTGCGTGTCGACGTCTCCCTCACGCCGCACGAGGTCAACGGCCAGCCCGGCGCCGTCTTCCGCGACCGGGACGGAAGGATCCTGCACACCATGGCCCTGGACGTGGTCGACGGTCAGATCACGGCCATCCGTTCCGTGACCAACCCCGACAAGCTCGGCCACCTCGGGCCGGTCGCCGATGCCTGGGCCCTCAACGACGAGGTGAAGCGGGCCCGGCGCCGTCGCACGCCCTGACAGGAGGGGGCGTGCCACGGCGCCGGGGCGTGGGTCAGGGGCAGCTGATGCGGGTGTCGCCCGTGTCGGTGGTGCAGGTGTCGGTGCCGAGGCCGCCGTTGGCGGTGTCGTTGGCGGGGACGCCGTCGGTGGTCGTGAGGCGGTCGTTGCCGTACGAGCCCGTCAGCGTGTCGTTGCCGGGGCCGCCGTTCATCGTGTCGTCGCCGAAGGAGCCGTCGAGGTTGTCGTTGCCGTGGCCGCCGTGGACGGTGTCGTGGCCGTAGCTCGCGCGGACGGTGTCGTTGCCGCCGAGGCCGCAGATCACGTCGTTGGAGTAGCCGCCGGTCAGGGTGTCCGGGCCGCTGGTGCCGATGATCGTGCAGCCGCGGGAGTTGTTCACCGACGTGGTCGCCGTGGCCGTGTTGTCGGAGGTCATGGGGTCCGACGGGGTGGCCGCGACGGTCGCGGTGTGCGTGAGGGTGCCGGTGGAGCGGGGCTCCGCCGTGAACGTGAGCGTCGTGCTCGCGCCCGGGGCGAGGGAGCCGAGGGCGCAGGTCGCCTGTGTCGGGGTCGTCGTGCATGTGCCCTGGGTGGGGGCGGCCGAGATCAGGGTCACGCCGGCGCCCGCGAAGGCGTCCGTCAGGGTGATGCCGGTCGCGGTGGCGGTGGAGCTCGTCCTGTTGGCGACGGTCACCGTGTACGAGACGCGGTCGCCGATGCTCACGGCGGCCGTGGGGCCGATCGTCACCGACAGGTCCGCGCGCGCCGGCGGTGGCGTCGTACCGTCGCCTCCCTCGTAGCGGGCGAGCGCGAAGGCGAAGCCCGCCCCGTACCCGGCCGCGACGATCTTGCCGTCCGGCTGGACGAGTACCGCGCGGGCCTCGTCGAAGTCCCCGAACCCGGTGACCAC includes:
- a CDS encoding RNA polymerase sigma-70 factor, with the protein product MSKVEEFEELRPLLFSIAYRILGSVGEAEDAVQESWLRYDASGTRPTSAKAFLSATVTRISIDVLRSARVRREEYVGPWFPEPLLNDPYEDPARSAELADSVSMAALLLLERLSPLERAVFLLREVFGFAFEDIAEAVGRSEAACRQLLVRARRHMEAGRPRFAPDRKERQELATRFFDALKNGDVEGLQDLLAADVQLVGDSGGKTPALARAVAGAQNVARLLASVFPLLLRVDVSLTPHEVNGQPGAVFRDRDGRILHTMALDVVDGQITAIRSVTNPDKLGHLGPVADAWALNDEVKRARRRRTP